In Orenia metallireducens, the DNA window TTGGTAGAAGACCACAGGAAGCGATTAGATTATTAGAAAAGGGTTATTCAAAAGAAGAGGTATTTAAAGAGACGGGTTTAACAGTAGGGGTCAATAACGCAAACTTTGAGATCAATTCCAAAGAAATCTTTGTAATCATGGGATTGTCAGGCAGTGGAAAATCAACTTTATTGAGGTGCCTTAATAGATTGGTTGAGCCAACAGCAGGAGAGGTTAGACTAGATGGTGTTAGTTTAACTGATTTGAGTAAAGAGGAGTTAAGAGAAGTTAGAAGGGATAAGTTTGGAATGGTATTTCAAAACTTTGGACTTTTGCCAAATAGAACTATATTAGAGAATACGGAATTTGGGCTGGAAATTCAAGATGTTCCTAAAGGTAAGAGAGTAGAAATAGCTAAAGATGCTTTAGAGCTTGTAGGATTAGCAGGTTGGGAAGACCAATACCCAGATCAGTTAAGTGGTGGAATGCAGCAGAGAGTAGGATTGGCACGTGCCTTAGCAATTGACCCTGATATTTTATTAATGGATGAGCCTTTTAGTGCTTTAGACCCATTAATCAAAAGGGATATGCAAGATAGATTATTAGAGTTGTATGAGGAGTTGGACAAGACTATAATATTTATAACTCATGATTTAGACGAAGCTTTAAAATTAGGGGATCGGATCGCTATTATGAAGGATGGTGATATTATTCAAATTGGTACTCCAGAAGAGATATTAAATAATGCTGAGAATGATTATATCAGAGAGTTTGTACAGGATGTAAATCGTTCAAAGGTATTGACTGCTAAAGATATTATGGTTAAACCTCTAGCTCTACTTTATGAAAATAATGGACCAAAAACTGCTATGCATAAGATGAAGGAAGAGGGAATTTCAAGTATCTTTGTAGTAGGAGAACATCGCAAGTTTAAAGGTGTTATCAGAGGAGAAGATGCTTTAGAGGCAGTCAATAACGGTGAGGATAACTTAGCTAATTTGATCAACAAAACAAAGACTGCCAATCCTAAAGAGAGTATAGATGAATTATTTGCTGATATAGCTGATTTGGATATTCCATTACCAGTAGTTGATGATAATGATAGATTATTAGGTATTATAGTTAAAAGTACTGTACTGGCTAACTTAGCTGGAGAGGAGATTATATAAATGGATATAAGAATTGGTTCTATTGTAGAGAAGTTTATTGATTTATTATTAGTTTATTTTGGTAGTTTTTTTGAAATGGTCTCACAGGTAGTTGGCAATTTTATGGCTCAAACAGAGGAAATGTTCTTGGCTTTGCCACCATTAGTGATCATATTATTATTTGTAGGTATAGCTTGGTTATTGGCAGATAAGAAGGTAGCAACCTTTACTTTAGTAGGTCTATTATTGATATTTAGTATGGGATTATGGACACCTACTATTCAGACCTTTGTGTTGGTTTTTGTGGCTACAGTAATTTCCTTATTGTTAGGTATTCCTATGGGGATTTTAATGAGTAATAATGATTTCTTGGATAAATTACTTACACCAGTCTTAGATTTTATGCAGACTATGCCACCTTTTGTCTACTTGATTCCAGCTGTTATGTTCTTTGGAATCGGTAATGTACCGGGAATAATGGCAACAGTTATCTTTTCTATGCCACCTGCAATTAGATTGACCAAATTAGGATTAAGTCAAGTACCAAGTGAATTAGAAGAGGTTGGTCATTCCTTTGGTTCAAACCCATGGCAGATGCTTTTAAAGATTAAATTACCCTTGGCATTACCAGCTATTATGACTGGAATTAACCAATCAATTATGTTATCTCTATCGATGGTAGTTATAGCTTCAATGATTGGAGCCAGTGGTTTAGGGGCACAAGTGCTTAATGGGATTCAAAGAATGGAGATAGGAGTTGGTTTTGAGGCTGGTTTAGCTGTAGTAATTCTAGCAATCATCTTAGATAGAGTTACTAGTGGTATCAGTCAGAGTTCAGATAGAGTTAGCTCATAAGGGAATAAGTAAATATAATAATATATAGGGGGAGTTTATTATCTTTAGAATTAAGAAAAATTATATTTTTGTATCAGTCTTAATTTTAGTAGTATTATCTTTAACAGGGTGTGGTCTGCTTGAAGCACCACAAAGTAGCCAAGAAACTCAAAGTAATGTAGATAAGAGCAAAGGTAAAGTTAAGATTGCCTATGTACAGTGGGCTTCAGCAGAAGCTTCTACCCATATTGTTCAAGAGGTTTTAGAGAGAATAGGCTATGAAGTAGAGACTCCAGTATTACAAGCAGGGGCGATGTACCAAGGTACTGCTAGAGGTAATATAGATGCCTTTGTATGTGCCTGGTTACCAGATACAGCTAAGAATTATTGGGATAAGTTTGGTGACCAGCTTGTTGAATTAAATAATAACTATTTATCAGCTCAAATTGGAATTGTAGTACCTGAATATGTCAAAATAGATAGTTTGGCAGAGTTAAAAGACTATGCCAACAAGTTTGAGCAGAGGATAGTAGGAATAGATCCAGGAGCAGCTGAGATGATTATTATTAAGGATAAGGTTGTGCCTACCTATGGCTTAGAAGATTGGCAGGTGATTGATAGTA includes these proteins:
- a CDS encoding ABC transporter permease, which codes for MDIRIGSIVEKFIDLLLVYFGSFFEMVSQVVGNFMAQTEEMFLALPPLVIILLFVGIAWLLADKKVATFTLVGLLLIFSMGLWTPTIQTFVLVFVATVISLLLGIPMGILMSNNDFLDKLLTPVLDFMQTMPPFVYLIPAVMFFGIGNVPGIMATVIFSMPPAIRLTKLGLSQVPSELEEVGHSFGSNPWQMLLKIKLPLALPAIMTGINQSIMLSLSMVVIASMIGASGLGAQVLNGIQRMEIGVGFEAGLAVVILAIILDRVTSGISQSSDRVSS
- a CDS encoding glycine betaine ABC transporter substrate-binding protein; the protein is MAYVQWASAEASTHIVQEVLERIGYEVETPVLQAGAMYQGTARGNIDAFVCAWLPDTAKNYWDKFGDQLVELNNNYLSAQIGIVVPEYVKIDSLAELKDYANKFEQRIVGIDPGAAEMIIIKDKVVPTYGLEDWQVIDSSGPAMTAELARAIKNKEWIAVAGWKPHWKWAKWDLKFLKDPELAMGSGEYIKSIGRPGIREDLPELAKFLEKYRITTEQLSSVMLKIQNGMEPKKAAKEFVDNNLETVNSWLTEDNQLRK
- a CDS encoding quaternary amine ABC transporter ATP-binding protein, which encodes MDKIEVNNLYKVFGRRPQEAIRLLEKGYSKEEVFKETGLTVGVNNANFEINSKEIFVIMGLSGSGKSTLLRCLNRLVEPTAGEVRLDGVSLTDLSKEELREVRRDKFGMVFQNFGLLPNRTILENTEFGLEIQDVPKGKRVEIAKDALELVGLAGWEDQYPDQLSGGMQQRVGLARALAIDPDILLMDEPFSALDPLIKRDMQDRLLELYEELDKTIIFITHDLDEALKLGDRIAIMKDGDIIQIGTPEEILNNAENDYIREFVQDVNRSKVLTAKDIMVKPLALLYENNGPKTAMHKMKEEGISSIFVVGEHRKFKGVIRGEDALEAVNNGEDNLANLINKTKTANPKESIDELFADIADLDIPLPVVDDNDRLLGIIVKSTVLANLAGEEII